The Dyella caseinilytica genome has a window encoding:
- a CDS encoding YncE family protein: protein MHRSLSVAVCTALLASFTALAATPSIEGAAAQPAYKLINQLKLGGAGGWDYLSFDAQRRHLFVSRGDHVAVIDVDANKQIGTIPNTNGVHGIAIAQDLHHGFTSNGKSDSVTVFDLDTLKTVTTITGTGQKPDAILYDQASHHVLTFNGKSGNASVIDPSKNAVIATIALPGKPEFAATDNAGHIYVNIEDKSALAEIDSSANKVLNTWSLAPCESPSGLAMDATHQRLFSVCDNRTMTVLNAVNGHHVATVAIGDGPDAVTFDASEGMIYSSNGESGTLTVVHEDDPDHYHVVADVPTQISARTQALDPLKHRIYLSAAQLGTEKDARGHQQVVPGSFAILTVGKP, encoded by the coding sequence ATGCATCGATCGTTGTCCGTTGCCGTTTGTACCGCATTGCTCGCCTCCTTCACCGCCCTGGCTGCTACGCCGTCCATCGAGGGTGCGGCGGCGCAACCTGCCTACAAGCTGATCAACCAGCTGAAACTTGGTGGCGCCGGTGGTTGGGACTACCTCAGCTTCGATGCCCAGCGCCGCCATCTGTTCGTCAGCCGTGGTGACCATGTGGCCGTGATCGATGTCGATGCAAACAAGCAGATCGGTACGATTCCGAATACCAATGGCGTACATGGCATTGCCATCGCGCAGGATCTGCACCACGGCTTCACCAGCAACGGCAAATCTGACTCCGTCACCGTATTCGATCTGGATACGCTCAAGACAGTCACCACGATTACCGGCACCGGACAGAAACCCGATGCCATTCTTTATGACCAGGCATCGCATCATGTGCTGACGTTTAACGGCAAGAGCGGCAATGCCAGCGTGATCGACCCGTCGAAGAATGCCGTCATCGCTACTATTGCACTGCCTGGCAAGCCCGAATTTGCGGCGACGGACAATGCCGGCCACATTTACGTCAATATTGAAGACAAATCCGCGCTGGCAGAAATCGACAGCTCCGCTAACAAGGTGCTCAATACCTGGTCGCTAGCGCCTTGCGAATCGCCTAGCGGGCTGGCGATGGATGCTACGCATCAACGGCTGTTCTCTGTCTGCGATAACCGCACCATGACGGTGCTCAATGCCGTCAACGGCCATCATGTCGCGACGGTGGCGATTGGCGATGGTCCGGATGCCGTCACCTTCGATGCCTCCGAAGGGATGATTTACAGCTCCAACGGAGAAAGCGGCACCCTTACCGTCGTCCATGAGGACGACCCCGATCACTACCACGTCGTTGCTGATGTACCCACCCAAATCAGTGCACGCACCCAGGCACTGGATCCACTCAAGCACCGTATCTATCTGTCAGCTGCGCAGCTGGGCACGGAAAAAGACGCACGTGGACATCAGCAAGTGGTACCTGGAAGCTTTGCCATACTGACCGTGGGCAAGCCCTGA
- a CDS encoding PepSY-associated TM helix domain-containing protein, with product MKAATLRTFQTVHTWTGLLAGFALFVAFYAGALTVFHDAIAAWQNPPWRTARDADVPISTLIERLVAEHPQAKDDFGIILPSDAAHAAYAYWQDDHGTRFATYSEMAKPSDEANRGNLADFVYELHDSLGIPVVGLYLMGIVSVLYGLALISGFLIHLPHLVSDLFAMRVSHNLKRLWQDAHNAIGVLSLPFHIIFAVTGSLLCLFTITLAALNTVAFDGKLYDAFAQAVTTAPSLPVSHTTAPMLPPETLIAQAQQAATTGGVSSFEPDYLHYMHYGDRNAVAEVRGLSQHTLGTYGTVALLAMDGKALSTHVGTRHTINGITNSAMYGLHFGTFGGNFVKWLYFVLGLAGAFLFYSGNLLWIESRRKRRHVDQPTRTRVMARATIGVCIGTCLGISGAFAAALVTSHLGTDSEIAQRVACYGLFLAACMYACVRPIPRATVELLAATSVLTITVVCADLIGNASALLNTASPQSFAVLGVDLTGIVLGLIFALLARATARRARQGDPRSVWALASTS from the coding sequence ATGAAAGCCGCCACGCTTCGCACATTCCAGACGGTCCACACATGGACCGGTCTGCTGGCTGGCTTTGCGCTATTTGTAGCGTTTTACGCCGGTGCCTTGACGGTTTTCCACGATGCCATCGCGGCGTGGCAGAACCCTCCGTGGCGTACGGCGCGCGATGCGGATGTTCCGATCAGCACCCTGATTGAACGACTTGTCGCAGAACATCCGCAAGCCAAAGACGACTTCGGCATCATCTTGCCCAGTGATGCCGCGCATGCTGCGTATGCTTATTGGCAGGACGACCATGGAACGCGCTTTGCCACCTACAGCGAGATGGCCAAGCCCAGTGATGAAGCGAATCGCGGCAACCTGGCGGATTTCGTTTACGAACTGCACGATTCGCTTGGCATACCGGTAGTCGGCCTGTACCTGATGGGCATCGTGAGCGTGCTGTATGGCCTCGCGCTCATTTCAGGATTTCTGATCCATCTGCCACATTTGGTCAGCGACCTGTTCGCCATGCGGGTCAGTCATAACCTCAAGCGCCTGTGGCAGGACGCGCATAACGCCATCGGCGTGCTAAGCCTGCCCTTTCACATCATTTTCGCCGTAACAGGTTCTCTTCTTTGCCTGTTCACCATTACCCTCGCTGCGCTCAATACCGTCGCCTTCGACGGCAAGCTCTATGACGCTTTTGCGCAAGCAGTCACTACCGCTCCCAGCCTTCCAGTGAGCCATACCACGGCTCCAATGCTGCCGCCGGAAACGCTGATCGCACAGGCGCAGCAGGCGGCCACGACAGGTGGTGTAAGCAGTTTCGAACCCGATTATCTGCACTACATGCACTATGGTGACCGCAATGCCGTCGCCGAGGTACGCGGCTTGTCGCAGCACACGCTCGGCACCTACGGCACCGTGGCGCTTTTGGCGATGGATGGAAAAGCGCTGTCGACGCACGTTGGCACTCGCCACACCATCAACGGCATCACCAACTCAGCCATGTATGGCCTGCACTTCGGCACGTTCGGCGGCAATTTCGTCAAATGGCTTTATTTCGTGCTCGGGTTGGCAGGAGCGTTCCTATTTTACTCGGGCAATCTGTTGTGGATCGAATCACGGCGCAAGCGCCGCCATGTCGATCAGCCCACGCGTACGCGCGTTATGGCGCGCGCCACCATTGGCGTTTGCATCGGTACGTGCCTGGGTATTTCCGGCGCATTTGCCGCTGCCCTGGTGACCTCACATCTCGGCACCGATAGCGAGATCGCGCAGCGCGTCGCGTGTTATGGATTATTTCTGGCGGCCTGCATGTATGCCTGCGTGCGACCGATTCCCCGTGCCACAGTGGAATTGCTTGCAGCGACCAGCGTGCTGACCATCACCGTCGTTTGTGCCGATTTGATTGGCAATGCGTCGGCACTGCTGAATACCGCTTCCCCACAAAGCTTTGCCGTACTTGGCGTCGATCTGACCGGCATCGTTCTTGGCTTGATTTTCGCGCTCCTTGCGCGCGCCACAGCACGGCGTGCACGTCAGGGCGACCCACGCAGCGTATGGGCGCTTGCATCGACGTCATAG
- a CDS encoding TonB-dependent siderophore receptor, whose product MSVAARCHALHFSMARRRLAVFILSALAVGIAHADDNDPQNAKVLDQVSVTATSAQDAYHATEADTGALGQRSLLDTPFSISAVTSDLIQNRQSIDINEAFAADPGVTPLSSGYSGESSGIAVRGLPVDLLNGYKMDGLSIPSWGTDLPLEAFSQIELLKGPGGFMYGFGAPGGIINFVSKQPTLQPYASFTLGYMNDGVLSEEADLGGTIGGQSGWGYRLNLVHEDGNTFVDDGHIRRNAASLALTKDITSNLHWHFNSIYQDRDVQGTYYGILLAPGVSTPAPLPGDQRVSQPYTGYQTTYRVANTGVTWDISPDWSFHLDYSYANQTRENHDSALTITDNQGTYTDLNYLGYSRYDYQQWQGMFNGTVMTGAIKHDLVFGASWQALDEHYPSGLFTTSQLLGTGNIFDAPIFPNPDTPVSHATYLAETTTQRALFASDTVTFSPQWSALLGLRYMEYIDTSYNQGSTTPSARYTKNPLTPTAAIMYKPIAPVTLYASYVQSLEQASSAPETAANAYQTFSPTISKQFEFGAKTEFDTWSTNLALFQVQRGLQYLNNDNVYVQNGQTRYQGIDFSAQTHLGQNWMLMGGVMYLDATNVQAAADVDGKRAYGAPRLQGNVYVEYSVPQVPGLFLTGGARYVGNEAVDANNSNFIGAYHTFDLGARYTTTLGSHPVTYRVGLDNLTNEKYWLTSWGFILNQGTPRTVRASVTFTL is encoded by the coding sequence ATGTCCGTGGCTGCCCGTTGTCACGCTTTGCATTTTTCCATGGCGCGCCGCCGCCTCGCCGTTTTCATTTTGTCGGCGCTGGCTGTTGGTATTGCGCACGCCGACGATAACGACCCGCAAAATGCGAAGGTGCTCGATCAGGTCAGCGTCACAGCGACCAGTGCACAGGACGCGTATCACGCAACCGAAGCAGATACCGGCGCATTGGGACAGCGAAGTCTGCTCGACACGCCTTTCAGTATTAGCGCGGTAACGTCGGATCTGATCCAAAACCGACAATCCATTGACATCAACGAGGCCTTTGCTGCGGATCCGGGTGTCACGCCACTGTCCAGCGGTTATTCCGGCGAATCATCAGGCATCGCGGTGCGCGGCCTGCCAGTGGATTTGCTCAACGGCTACAAGATGGATGGCTTGTCGATACCGAGTTGGGGGACTGATCTGCCACTGGAGGCCTTCAGCCAGATCGAATTGCTGAAAGGTCCAGGTGGTTTCATGTACGGCTTTGGCGCACCCGGCGGCATTATCAATTTCGTTTCCAAGCAGCCCACCCTGCAACCGTATGCGAGCTTCACACTCGGCTACATGAACGACGGTGTGCTCAGCGAAGAGGCCGATCTGGGCGGGACGATTGGTGGTCAGAGCGGCTGGGGATATCGCCTCAACCTCGTGCATGAGGATGGCAACACATTCGTGGACGATGGGCATATCCGGCGCAACGCTGCCTCGCTCGCCTTGACCAAAGACATCACCTCCAACCTGCATTGGCACTTCAACAGCATCTACCAGGATCGCGACGTTCAAGGCACCTACTACGGCATCCTCCTCGCCCCGGGTGTAAGCACACCGGCGCCCTTGCCAGGCGACCAACGCGTCAGCCAGCCCTATACCGGTTACCAAACCACGTATCGCGTCGCCAACACCGGCGTGACCTGGGATATCTCACCTGACTGGAGCTTCCACCTTGATTACAGCTACGCCAACCAGACGCGCGAGAACCACGACAGCGCGCTGACCATCACAGATAACCAGGGCACCTACACCGACCTCAATTACCTCGGCTATTCGCGCTACGACTACCAGCAGTGGCAAGGCATGTTCAACGGCACAGTGATGACAGGCGCGATCAAGCACGATCTGGTGTTCGGCGCTTCCTGGCAAGCCCTGGACGAGCATTATCCCTCCGGCTTGTTTACCACCAGTCAGCTTCTGGGCACCGGCAACATCTTCGATGCGCCGATCTTCCCCAATCCTGACACGCCAGTGAGCCATGCCACCTACCTGGCGGAAACGACCACGCAGCGTGCGCTGTTCGCCAGCGATACGGTGACGTTCTCGCCGCAGTGGTCCGCCCTGCTCGGCCTGCGCTACATGGAATACATCGATACGTCGTACAACCAGGGCAGCACCACGCCCAGTGCGCGCTACACCAAGAATCCGCTCACACCCACCGCTGCGATCATGTACAAACCCATCGCACCGGTCACGCTGTACGCCAGCTATGTGCAATCGCTGGAGCAGGCCAGCAGTGCACCGGAAACGGCTGCGAACGCTTACCAGACTTTTTCGCCGACCATCAGCAAACAGTTCGAGTTCGGCGCCAAAACCGAATTCGACACTTGGAGCACCAACCTCGCGCTGTTCCAGGTTCAGCGCGGCCTGCAGTACCTCAACAACGACAACGTCTACGTACAGAACGGACAGACACGTTATCAAGGCATCGATTTCTCGGCACAGACTCACCTGGGCCAGAACTGGATGCTGATGGGCGGCGTGATGTATCTGGACGCTACCAACGTGCAAGCCGCCGCTGATGTGGATGGCAAGCGCGCATACGGCGCACCACGGCTGCAGGGTAATGTGTACGTGGAATACAGCGTGCCACAGGTACCCGGCCTGTTCCTGACTGGCGGTGCCCGCTACGTTGGCAATGAAGCGGTTGACGCCAACAACAGCAACTTCATCGGCGCGTACCACACCTTCGATCTGGGTGCGCGCTACACCACGACGCTGGGCAGTCATCCAGTGACCTATCGGGTCGGGCTGGACAACCTCACCAACGAGAAGTACTGGCTGACCAGCTGGGGCTTCATTCTCAACCAGGGCACCCCGCGCACCGTACGTGCCAGCGTGACATTTACGCTGTAA
- a CDS encoding ATP-binding protein produces MNPLSLRGRLRWMIIAVLVAVLLPLGLYSYHSTLKETRELLDGRLAQSARTLDVLIQNGGVASIRKQGQGPLIVPIIGRKAEEELMHGRTYESEVGYQLLDRHGQIQLTTANLARLPLPHTLISGFENYFFEGYGWRVFTLTDEANGVVIRMGERDDSRRDITHALSVDLGLTQLIGLPLLAVLVGWAVGRGLRPLERLTQALASRAPGSRQPIQLDQAPQELQPVVQALNSQLERLEDALERERRFSADVAHELRTPLASTMIHLDTAMSGEVQPGTKTALISAQSGLSRLARRIEQLLALARIEAGAAAGQRREVDLVVLAMNVIDELAPLLGESGTDFAFLEHEQSLPVHGYEAALAALLRNLIENAMHHVPPGHGMVQLALERYGDKAVIEVIDNGPGIPAERRASVFARFHREASSSGDGYGLGLSIVQRAAQLHDATIELLDASSGRGLRVRVTLPLFASAKAASPLSASE; encoded by the coding sequence GTGAATCCATTGAGTCTGCGCGGACGTCTGCGCTGGATGATCATCGCTGTGCTGGTGGCCGTGCTGCTGCCGCTGGGCCTGTATAGCTATCACAGCACGTTGAAGGAAACGCGCGAGCTGCTGGACGGGCGCCTCGCGCAGTCCGCACGCACGCTGGATGTGCTGATCCAGAATGGCGGCGTGGCATCGATCCGCAAGCAAGGGCAGGGGCCGTTGATCGTGCCGATTATCGGCCGCAAGGCCGAAGAAGAATTGATGCATGGTCGCACCTACGAGTCAGAAGTCGGCTATCAATTGCTCGACCGGCATGGACAGATCCAGCTGACCACCGCCAACCTGGCGCGACTGCCGCTGCCACATACGCTGATATCTGGCTTCGAAAATTATTTCTTTGAAGGCTATGGCTGGCGCGTGTTCACCTTGACCGACGAGGCCAACGGTGTCGTCATCCGCATGGGCGAACGCGACGATAGCCGTCGCGACATTACACATGCCCTGTCGGTAGACCTCGGGTTAACGCAACTGATCGGACTGCCCCTGCTGGCCGTGCTGGTCGGTTGGGCCGTGGGACGTGGATTGCGTCCGCTGGAACGTTTGACCCAGGCTCTCGCCTCGCGTGCGCCAGGCAGCCGCCAACCCATCCAGCTGGATCAAGCGCCGCAGGAACTGCAACCGGTCGTGCAAGCTTTGAACTCGCAATTGGAACGTCTGGAGGATGCGTTGGAACGCGAGCGCCGTTTTAGCGCCGACGTTGCGCACGAGCTACGCACGCCGCTTGCCTCTACCATGATTCATCTTGATACGGCGATGTCCGGCGAAGTCCAGCCAGGCACTAAAACTGCCCTGATCAGCGCGCAGTCCGGACTCTCGCGATTGGCTCGGCGCATTGAGCAATTGCTCGCCCTGGCGCGCATCGAAGCGGGTGCAGCAGCAGGGCAGCGGCGTGAAGTCGACCTGGTGGTGCTGGCCATGAACGTGATTGACGAGCTAGCGCCACTGCTTGGCGAGAGCGGCACCGATTTCGCCTTTCTGGAGCATGAGCAAAGCCTGCCTGTGCATGGCTACGAAGCTGCGCTCGCGGCTCTGTTGCGTAACCTGATCGAGAACGCCATGCATCATGTGCCACCCGGTCATGGCATGGTGCAATTGGCGCTTGAGCGTTATGGCGACAAGGCGGTGATCGAAGTGATCGATAATGGCCCTGGCATTCCTGCCGAACGCCGCGCAAGCGTATTTGCGCGGTTCCATCGCGAAGCGAGCAGCAGCGGTGATGGCTATGGGCTGGGTCTGTCGATCGTGCAGCGTGCCGCCCAGTTGCATGACGCCACGATCGAGTTGCTGGATGCGTCCTCGGGGCGTGGCTTGCGGGTGCGCGTCACGCTTCCCTTATTCGCCAGTGCCAAAGCGGCTTCGCCTTTGTCCGCCAGCGAGTAG
- a CDS encoding autotransporter outer membrane beta-barrel domain-containing protein: MLHKNRARPTPLVSRPRLLNAYAAVPALLLYMCHPSALYAACTSTTPASGTTVTCSGSGVAPVTAQSGSSNVTIMVTSNVNFGNTRAVNPVSFSVNQASQITNSGTLSLTGGGGTGTNRGAALLGSGDSNTITNAAGASITTTGAYNDGMAANGNGNTLINNGSISTSGPNAYGMTAAWGQTNTGQANNNLSNSGSITTSGSNARAMSILGQNGTITNTGTLLTTGASSTTAYMQGNNDKLVNSGTIQAQGSSADAVFSNTAGSSFTANIQNLAGGQIIAQSGAAVRTLNGASIVTNAGLLESHSGVAVQMGTGVNTLILQTGSQIIGSADGGGSKSATVILQGTGNVTNAFTRFQTLLAQGSDWSWSGSGAFNTAQIQGTFNLTGTVSGAGTSTDTLTFNGATVTGVAGFTNWPTVNVTNGTQLTMDGTLTVGNAGTGTGTVTIDASSTLLAGNGANGGISPYASGQWVNVSNAGTIDLTNGGSTAANTFTITGNYTGNQAKLLLNTVLGDDSSPSDKLVISGGTGSGDTSIHVTNAGGSGGLTTTNGIMLVEAANGATIASSAFTLNGGSIQAGAYTYYLFEGGVTPGTSNNWYLRSSMPAEITGTPTPTPTPTPTPTPTPAPTPTPTPTPSTPIAAEGTPPLPTPPPAGDPPVPLYRPEVALDSAIPSVAAQMGLIQLGTFDQRQGGQLQVNGDGWVPAAWVRVLGSHNDQQQSGGATPRFDGNMEGAQAGHDIYAFGDESGQRDHIGLFVGYTHANGSVNGNVGGFDDVRAGDLSSHGDSVGAYWTLITASNAYIDAVLMGTWFNTNVNSIQRFQNNTRGRSVSASLETGKPIALTSHLSLEPQGQVIMQHITTDGFQDPVSTVTFNPTNAVTGRVGARLLGNFPNDAQQWQPYLKLNLWRSFHRDYNTVFAGTDAIPSNLASTALEFGGGVSATLTEHVSFYGEASYLHNIDSLHRRGAMGDLGVRIRW; encoded by the coding sequence ATGTTGCATAAGAACCGTGCAAGACCCACTCCGCTCGTTTCCCGCCCCCGTTTGCTGAATGCCTATGCCGCCGTGCCGGCGTTGCTGCTGTACATGTGTCATCCAAGCGCGCTTTATGCCGCTTGCACCAGCACAACACCGGCAAGTGGCACCACCGTAACCTGCAGCGGCTCGGGCGTCGCGCCGGTGACAGCGCAATCGGGCAGCAGCAATGTCACCATCATGGTCACCAGCAATGTGAACTTCGGCAACACGCGCGCCGTCAATCCGGTGTCCTTCAGCGTGAACCAGGCGAGCCAGATCACCAACAGCGGCACTCTGTCGCTCACGGGTGGCGGCGGCACCGGCACCAATCGCGGTGCGGCGTTGCTCGGCAGCGGCGACAGCAACACCATCACCAATGCCGCGGGCGCCAGTATCACCACTACGGGGGCTTACAACGATGGCATGGCGGCCAACGGCAACGGCAATACGTTGATCAACAACGGCTCAATCAGCACTTCGGGGCCGAATGCTTACGGCATGACAGCCGCGTGGGGCCAGACGAATACCGGTCAGGCGAACAACAACCTCAGCAACAGCGGCTCTATCACGACATCCGGCAGCAATGCGCGTGCGATGTCGATCCTCGGCCAGAACGGCACGATCACCAATACCGGTACGCTGTTGACCACGGGCGCCAGCAGCACGACCGCCTATATGCAGGGCAACAACGACAAGCTGGTCAATAGCGGCACCATCCAGGCACAGGGCAGCAGCGCCGATGCCGTGTTCTCCAATACCGCTGGATCAAGTTTCACGGCCAACATCCAGAACCTGGCTGGCGGCCAGATCATCGCCCAATCGGGCGCGGCTGTCCGCACGCTCAATGGCGCCAGCATCGTGACCAATGCGGGCTTGCTGGAAAGTCACAGCGGCGTAGCGGTGCAAATGGGCACCGGCGTGAATACGCTGATTTTGCAGACAGGCTCGCAGATCATCGGCTCTGCCGATGGTGGCGGCAGTAAATCGGCAACCGTCATTCTGCAAGGCACCGGCAATGTCACCAATGCCTTTACGCGCTTCCAGACCTTGCTTGCTCAAGGCAGCGATTGGAGCTGGAGTGGCAGCGGTGCGTTCAATACGGCGCAGATACAAGGCACGTTCAACCTCACGGGCACGGTCAGCGGTGCCGGAACATCCACCGATACGCTGACGTTCAACGGTGCGACGGTGACAGGCGTCGCAGGCTTTACGAACTGGCCCACCGTGAACGTCACCAACGGCACCCAGTTGACGATGGATGGGACACTGACCGTTGGCAATGCAGGCACCGGAACCGGTACTGTCACTATCGATGCAAGCAGCACCTTGCTCGCGGGCAATGGTGCGAATGGCGGCATCAGTCCGTATGCCAGCGGCCAATGGGTCAACGTAAGCAATGCCGGCACCATTGACCTCACCAACGGCGGCTCGACAGCCGCCAACACCTTCACCATCACCGGCAACTACACGGGCAATCAGGCGAAGCTGCTGTTGAATACGGTGCTGGGTGACGACAGCTCACCATCGGACAAACTTGTAATCAGTGGCGGCACCGGCAGCGGCGACACGTCCATCCACGTGACGAATGCGGGAGGTTCCGGCGGACTCACCACCACCAACGGCATCATGCTGGTGGAGGCGGCGAATGGTGCGACGATTGCATCCAGCGCGTTCACCTTGAATGGCGGTTCCATCCAGGCAGGCGCCTATACGTATTATTTGTTCGAAGGCGGTGTCACGCCTGGCACATCGAACAACTGGTATCTGCGTTCCAGCATGCCGGCGGAAATCACGGGAACACCAACCCCTACGCCTACGCCTACCCCAACACCTACACCTACACCGGCGCCCACTCCTACTCCTACACCCACTCCCAGCACACCGATTGCCGCAGAAGGCACTCCCCCATTACCAACACCGCCTCCAGCGGGGGATCCACCGGTGCCGCTGTACCGACCTGAAGTGGCGCTTGATTCCGCCATTCCTTCCGTCGCTGCACAAATGGGGCTGATCCAGCTTGGCACTTTTGACCAACGGCAAGGTGGCCAGCTGCAGGTCAATGGTGATGGCTGGGTGCCTGCCGCATGGGTACGCGTGCTGGGATCGCATAACGACCAGCAACAAAGCGGCGGCGCAACACCACGCTTCGACGGCAATATGGAAGGCGCGCAAGCCGGGCATGACATTTACGCGTTCGGTGACGAAAGCGGCCAGCGCGATCACATCGGGCTCTTCGTCGGCTACACGCATGCCAATGGTTCCGTGAACGGCAACGTCGGCGGCTTCGATGATGTTCGCGCCGGTGACCTGAGCAGTCACGGCGATAGCGTGGGCGCGTACTGGACGCTTATCACAGCATCCAATGCGTATATCGACGCCGTGCTGATGGGCACCTGGTTCAACACCAATGTGAATTCCATCCAGAGATTCCAGAACAACACACGCGGGCGTTCGGTGAGCGCATCGCTGGAGACTGGCAAGCCGATCGCCTTGACCTCGCATCTTTCGCTGGAGCCGCAGGGGCAAGTCATCATGCAGCACATCACCACCGATGGCTTCCAGGATCCGGTATCGACGGTGACATTCAATCCCACCAATGCCGTTACCGGCCGTGTCGGGGCACGATTGCTTGGCAATTTCCCGAACGATGCGCAGCAATGGCAGCCGTATCTCAAACTCAATCTGTGGCGCAGCTTCCACCGCGACTACAACACGGTCTTTGCGGGTACGGATGCCATTCCCAGCAATCTCGCCAGTACCGCGCTGGAATTCGGCGGCGGTGTCAGCGCAACGTTAACGGAACATGTCAGCTTCTACGGCGAAGCCAGCTACCTGCACAACATAGACAGCCTGCACCGCCGCGGCGCGATGGGAGACTTGGGGGTACGTATCCGTTGGTGA
- a CDS encoding response regulator, protein MHIILVEDDLQLGTAIKHALEQISYAVTWLRDGREALTALRDQTADLVLLDLGLPNKDGLEVLAEARRAHVNTPVIVMTARDALEARVRGLDAGADDYLVKPFHLEELSARIRSLTRRAQGLAANRIDVGVISLDIGTSEAEYRGKRVELTRREFSLLRILMERAGRIVRREHLENSLYGLDNSVGSSALEVQVHALRRKLSFDAIRTIRGVGYMIPRDPT, encoded by the coding sequence ATGCACATCATCCTGGTCGAAGACGACCTGCAACTGGGAACGGCCATCAAGCACGCCCTTGAGCAGATTTCCTATGCCGTGACCTGGCTACGCGATGGCCGGGAGGCTTTGACAGCCCTGCGTGACCAGACGGCCGACCTAGTACTGCTGGATCTTGGCCTACCCAACAAGGACGGCCTGGAGGTACTGGCCGAGGCCCGCCGTGCCCATGTGAATACACCGGTGATCGTGATGACCGCGCGCGACGCGCTTGAGGCGCGTGTGCGTGGCTTGGATGCTGGCGCGGACGACTACCTGGTCAAGCCTTTCCATCTCGAAGAACTTAGCGCGCGCATTCGCTCGCTGACGCGGCGCGCACAAGGTCTGGCAGCGAATCGTATCGATGTCGGCGTGATCAGCCTGGACATTGGTACTTCTGAGGCGGAATACCGCGGCAAGCGCGTGGAGCTGACCCGACGCGAATTCTCGCTGCTGCGCATCCTGATGGAACGCGCCGGGCGCATCGTGCGCCGCGAGCATCTGGAAAATTCCCTCTATGGACTCGATAACTCCGTCGGCAGCAGCGCGCTGGAAGTGCAAGTGCATGCCTTGCGCCGCAAGTTGAGCTTCGACGCTATCCGCACCATTCGTGGCGTGGGCTACATGATTCCCAGGGATCCCACGTGA